AACAAGTTCGGCGTTTTAGCCCGCGTGGCCGGCATGTTTTCCGGTCGCGGCTTCAACATCGAGACCCTCAACGTCGCTCCTACGCATGACGCGTCGCTGTCCCGGATCACCGCTGTGCTCATCAGCGACGACTCCGCGCTCGACCTCTGCATCAAGCAGCTCCGCAAGCTGGTCAACGTCGTCGATGTCGTTGACTTCACCGAGGGCCAGGCCGTCTCCCGCGAGCTCGTGCTGATCAAAGTCAAGGCCGACTCCAAGACGCGCTCCGAGATCATGCAGATCAGCGACATCTTCCGCACGAAGATCGTCAACGTCGCCCACGATTCGCTCATCATCGAGATGACCGGCGACGACGCCAAGGTCTCCGCCTTCCTCAAGCTCGTCGAACCGTTCGGCATTCTTGAACTCGCCCGCACCGGCGCACTCGCGCAGACGCGGTGACGCATCTGCGCAGATTAAGTTGGAAGATTAAGTTTAAGAACGAATCTTCCAAATTATCCGCCTCCTGATTTTCCCTTAAACTTAACCCTAATCCTTCAACTTTTTCACCACCATGCCCGCTAAAGTATACACCGACAAAGATGCCGATCTCGGCCTCTTCAAGAACAAGACCATCGCTGTGCTCGGCTACGGCTCCCAAGGCCACGCGCACGCCCTCAACCTGAAGGACTCCGGCGTCAAGGTCATCATCGGCCTTTACGAGGGCTCCAAGTCCAAGCCCGTCGCTGAAAAGCACGGCTTCACCGTCGTCTCCACCGCCGAAGCCGTGAAGCAGGCCGATGTCATCCTCGTCGGTCTCCCCGACATGAAGCAGGCCGACGTCTATCTTTCCGACATCGCCCCCAATCTCACCAAGGGCAAGACCCTCGTCTTCTCCCACGGCCTCGCCGTCCACTTCGGCCTGATCAAGGTCCCCGCCGACATCGACGTCATCCTCGTCGCCCCCAAGGGCCCCGGCCACATGGTCCGCCGCCTCTACGTTGAAGGCAAAGGTATGCCCGCCCTCATCGGCGTGTTCCAGGACAAGTCCAAGAAGGCCAAGAAGAACGCACTCGCCTGGGCCAAGGGCATCGGCAGCACCCGCGCCGGCGTCCTCGAGACCTCCTTCAAGGAAGAGACCGAGACCGACCTCTTCGGCGAACAGGCCGTCCTCTGCGGTGGCGCTTCCGCCCTCGTTCAAGCCGGTTTCGAGACCCTCGTCGAGGCTGGCTACCAGCCCGAGATGGCCTACTTCGAGTGCTTGCACGAGCTGAAGCTCATCTGCGACCTCATGTATGAAAAGGGCATCTCCGGCATGCGCTTCTCCATCTCCGAGACCGCCAAGTATGGCGACATCACCCGTGGCCCCCGCGTGATCAACGCGAACACGAAGAAAGAAATGAAGAAGATCCTCACCGAGATCCAGAGCGGCAAGTTCGTCAAGCAGTGGGTCGCCGAATACAAGGGCGGTCTGAAGAACTACAACAAGCTCCTCAAGGCCGGTGAAAAGCACCAGATCGAGAAGACCGGCGAGCGTCTCCGCAATCTGATGCCTTGGATGCCCAAGCGTAACATCAGCGGCGTGGCCGGCTCTTACGTTTCGTAAAGAGGAGTAGCGGTAATGGGTAGCGAGCGTTCGAGCTCCTAAAACTCCACTTATCTTCAGGGGTGCCGTCCGGAAGGACGGCACCCCTTTTTTGTGTTCTCAAACTGCTCCCTTGGCGCAAACAAGGTTCGCGCATGCCGTGTTCGACGAGTAAGTAAATCCCGTGTTTATCACCTCTCGCTCACTTCGGATAAACCGACGTTTGAGGAGCATTTGGAAATATACTTGGCGTATCGCGTGCCTGCTGGTTGGGCTCGCGATCATTGTTTTGGCAGCACTCTCGTTCGACGACCGGCTCATGGACACGACTGCTCTGCACTATATCCCGCGTGTGCTGCCCGAATCAGAGAACGGTTATCTTGTGCTTGCGAAAGTAGCCGGCCAACTCGGCAAGCCGGACGATCTAACTGGAGACAACTTTAGCGATACGCTTTATGGTCGCAGGTGGGATTCAGCCCAAGTCGGAGCATGGTTGAAAGATCGTGGGTTCGCCATCGACGCTGTCCGCCAAGTTCGGTCGCTGGAATTTGGGCAAACGCCCGTGCCGGATAACGCGGTCTCCGCGTATGGTTCGCAACCGGATGTGCGCATGATTATTTATCTTACGGTGCTTCGAGCGCGGCAGCTGCTCGGTGAGAACGATACTTCGGGCGCGACCACCATGGTGTGTGATGCACTGCATGCTGCTCGTATCGTTCTTGGCAGTCGTGGGGACCTGTTAACTCATGTTTCTGTAGTTGCTGCACAAACCGTGACGTTCGAAACGGCTTACGCTGTAATTTCAAATCCGCACACAACACTGACGGATTGTCAGCGACTCCGCCATGAAATCTCTCTCTCCCGACTGTTGACCGAGGACTTCGCCCAGTTGATCGCGGCAGATTTTCGGATGAAGCAGCTAATGATTGAGGGATTGAAGCATCCTCAAAGCTTATCAGGCCTTTTGCAGTTCAGCATTAAAGACCGCATTGGCTATCGCCTTCCGTTTCTTTTCAAACCCAACCAAAGCCTGAATTATGTCATCCCTTGGTATCATTATTACGAATCATTGATCGACATTCCGATTGATCGAAAGCGGTCGGCTTCTACGGAGCACATGCCTGATCTTTGCGCATTATACGGAGAATGGCTCAACGGTTACGGTAAGAGGCTGGCACATGATTTTCTGCATTCATCGTTCGGTGGCGTGTTGGATGCCCGACTGCGTCAACAGACCAGATGCTCAATTGGAGAGGCTTTGGTTGCCCTTCGTCGTTATCACGAAGCAACTGCGGGACAGTTGCCCTCTTCATTGGGCGAACTCGTGCCTGATTATTTGCCGTCTGTTCCTTTGGATTATGCGGATGGCCTTCCAATTAAATATTCCAAAGAAATGAAGGCCCTTTGGTCTGTCGGTGAAAATCATTTTACCTTGGTCAAGGAAGATCAGGATGTGGGGGCCGAGGTGATTATTGTGCCTGTGCGGTTTGATGGAAGTTACGCGCCTTGGAAACGAATAGACCCGGATCAAGCGAGGGAGGTAGCGGGTGGGTTATTCGGCCATTAACGGCTGCCCGCTGGTAACGCTGTCGTTTGTATAAATAATTTCGACTTAACCGATCAGGGAGCGCTCAATGTTCCTCCCTATTTCATGTCTGCACCCTTAACGAAACTCCGACTGGCCACTCGAAAAAGCCCGCTTGCCCTCGCGCAATCGGAGCAGGTCGCCGCGCACCTGCGCGCCACGCTGGGCGTCGAAGTTGAGTTGTTGAAAATCGTCACCACCGGCGACCAGCGCATCGAATGGTCCCTCGAAAAACAGGGCGGAAAAGGTCTTTTCACCAAGGAGCTCGAAGACGCGCTTTTGCGTGGAGACGCTGATCTCGCGGTCCATAGCTGCAAGGATCTCCCCGGCGAAATGCCCGCCGGCTTGTCCGTTGCCGGCTACCTGCCGCGTGAAGACCCGCGCGACATGCTGGTCGTCCGCGAAGGCCTCGAGTCGCCCGCGACCATCGCCACCAGCAGTCCGCGCCGCCGCCTGCAGCTCGCGATGCTGTTTCCCGATGCGCAGTTCACGGAGATCCGTGGTAACGTGGACACCCGTCTCCGCAAGATCGGCCAGGACCATGTCGCCGACGCGACCGTGCTCGCGTGCGCGGGTCTGCGCCGTCTCGGCATCGGTGGCTGGCAAGGCGTTGAGTTTCACGCGCTCGGTTTCGAGCACATGGTTCCCGCCGTCGGCCAGGCAGCGATCGCGATCCAGACGCGGGCGGCTGATGCGGCTCGTTTCGCCGCGGTGCTCGATAAACGCACCTCGCGTTTCGTTACGCTGGAACGCGCATTTCAAGCCGCGCTCGGTGGCGGTTGCCAGACGGCCTTCGCCGCGCATGCCACGTCTGACACACTCTGGTTTTACCACCACGAAATCGGCCTCCGCAGCCTCCCGCTGAGCGACGCGGAAATCGACGCTCCGGTCGAAACCGCCCGCACGCTGCTCACTCACTTCGGATTCAAACTTTGAAACGCAAAGACGCCATGACGCGAAGAGACCGAGGTTCGGAATCTTTGCGATCGAACTTAGCTCCTTAGCGTCTTTGCGATTAATTCCTCACTTATGTCTACAGGCATCGTTCATCTCGTTGGCGCCGGTCCCGGCGATCTTGGCCTCGTCACCTTCCGCGCAAAGGAACTCATCTCGCAGGCCGACGTCCTCGTTTACGATTACCTCGTTCACCCCGAGCTGGTGAAATGGTGCCGCCCCGAATGCGAAATTGTCTACGTCGGTAAAAAAGCCGGTTTCCATTCCGTGCCGCAGGAAGAAATCGAGACGCTCCTCGTCACCCACGCGAAGGCAGGCAAGAAGGTCGTGCGACTCAAAGGCGGCGATCCCTACATCTTCGGACGCGGTGGCGAAGAAGCCCGCACGCTCGCCAAGGATGGCATTCCGTTTGAAGTCGTGCCCGGCGTTACTGCGGCCATCGCAGCAGGCGCCTACGCGGGCATTCCGCTCACTTATCGCAATCTTAGCACCGCGCTCGTGCTGCTCACCGGGCATGAAGATCCGACGAAGAAGGAAACCCAGGTTGATTGGCGTAGCTACGGTGCGCTGAAAAACACCACGCTCGCGATCTACATGGGCATGGGGAACCTCGAGTTCATCTTGGCCGAACTGCAGGCCGGCGGACTTTCCTCCAAAACGCCCGCCGCCGTCGTGCAATGGGCTTCGCTCGGCCGCCAGCGCAGCGTGACCGGCACGGTTTCCACTCTGGCCGAACTCGTGAAAACTTCGGCGCTCGCCGCGCCCGCCATCATTTTTGTGGGTGAAGTGGTGCGCGACCACGAGGCGATCGACTGGTTTGAACACCTGCCTCTCTTCGGCCGCCGCGTGGCGATCACGCGAACGCGCGACCAGAACAGTGAACTGCGCGACAAACTTGAAACCCTTGGCGCCGAGGTGCTCGAACTGCCGCTCATCACGATCAGCAAGGATACGGATCGGCTCGGTTTTGTGGAGATCCTTGCCGAACTCGGCACCTACGACTGGATCGTCTTCACGAGCGCGAACGGCGTGCGGTTCTTCTTCGAGGATTTCCTGAAGGGCTTTAAAGACATCCGCTCGCTCGGTATGTTGCGCTTCGCCTGCGTGGGCAAAGCGACCGCGCGCGAGATCGAGAAATATCACATAAAAGTCGAGTGCATGCCCGAGACCGCGACGGGTTCATCGCTGGCCGATGCGCTCATCGCCACCGGCAGCCTCGACAGCGCCAAGGTCATCGTCGTCACGGGCAACCTCAACCGCGACACGCTAGTTCGCAAACTCGAGGCCGGTGGCGCGATTGTGGACAGCCTGCTCCTCTACAAAACGGAGAAGACCGATCTCACCCTGGATCCCGTGGCGGATGACTTCCGCGAGAAGGGAGCGGATGCGATCCTCTTTGCCAGCTCGTCGGCCGTGTTGTCATTTGCCGAACAATCCGCGGCGTTGGCTTTGTCGGACAAGGCCACACTTCCGCTCGCTGGCAGCATCGGACCGCAGACCACCGAGACGATGAAGAAAGTAGCCATGGAGATCGGCTTCGAGGCGAAGAAGCCCAGCCTCGACTCGCTTATAGAAGCTCTGATTAAAAATCTTAAAGCCCGTTGAGGGTTTAGTGAGGTGTCGGGCCGGGGACGGCCTTCAGTAGGCGGGTGTCATCGATCAAGTTTTCCTCATCGTAGCTCACCTGCACGGTGAGGAGATCACCGGCAAATTGTCCATTGAAGGGACCGGTCTGGGCCATGAGAACGGTAACCTCGGCTTTGTTATTCTCGTTTGCTGCACGCTTTTTTTCGGAGATCGGCTTGGAGTTTAGAGCTGGTGCGCTTTCCACGAATTGGAAGACCTCGACGGGAATTCCATAGGCATCGATTCCGTGGGATACAGGCTGGCCGAATTTTTCGATCACTTCGCTGCGCTCCACGCCCGCGTGCAAATCTTTTAACTCGGTCAGAGCTGACGGCACTTTGCTTTTAGGTTTCGTCGCGCAACCTGCCAACAATAGCACCGGGCAAAGCACTGAAAATGCCGGTATAATCAGCGCGCGAAATGTAATTGGTTTCTGCATACACCTCACCGACTGGGGGGCTTTTGATGCGTTCCCCTTATCGCGGGGCGGGGGGAATTACCGACCGTGACGTAGGGGGTAAAAACGTGAAACCGCAGGCGGCTAACATGCATAATCTTGCGCGATCACGGTGGTTTTAACGCAAACAGATGTTGCCCGGAAACATGGGCAGACGACTGGTGATTCCTCGGGTTTTATTCAGTCATCAGGCAATTTCTCATTCGCGAATGCTCAGCCGTGAGCCGTGAATACTGCTTTTGCACGCGGTTGGTGATAAAATCGGGTTTGGATTTTTGCCGGTTATCGGTTGGGTTGACCCTTACTCCCATGAAAGTCCCGTTTCTCGATCTTTCGATTCAGCATCAAGCCTTGCGCGAACAGGCGCTCGCCGCGCTCGCGTCCACTTACGACGGCACGCGCTTTTGCCTCGGCAAGGACGTCGAAACCTTTGAGGAGAACTTTTCCAAGACGCTCGGCTACACTCGCACGCTCGGCCTGAACAGCGGCACGTCGCCGTTGCACCTCGCGGCGGTCATCGCGGGCTGGGGCCCTGGCGACGAGGTGATCGTGCCGGCATTCACCTTCATCTCGTCGGCGTGGGGCGTGAGCTATGTCGGCGCTACGCCCAAGTTCGTCGATATTGACGCGAAGACCTTCAACCTGGATCCGGCGGCGGTCGAAGCTGCCATCACGCCCAAAACGAAGGGCATCGTGATCGTGCATCTCTTCGGGCAGCCCGCGCCGATGGATGCGCTACTCGCCATCGCCAAGAAGCACAACCTGTTCGTCGTCGAGGACTGCGCGCAGGCGGTCGAAGCCAAATATAAAGGCACGCCGGTGGGTATCCTGGGTGATGTCGGCACGTTCAGCTTTTATCCGACCAAGAATCTCGGCGGCTGCGGCGAGGGCGGTGCGCTGGTCTCGAAGAACGATGCGCATTTCGACCAGGCCAAACTCCTGCGCGTGCACGGCATGGGCCGTCGTTATTATCACGACCAGGTGGGTTTTAATTTCCGCATGGACGGCTTCCAAGGCGCGTTGCTCAACGTGAAGCTGCCTCACCTCGCGACGTGGACTGCACGTCGTCAGGCCATCGCTGCGAAATACATCGCGGGCATCAAGCTCGCCGACGTGATCCTGCCGGCGACGGTCGATTACGGCGCGAGCGTGTATCACCAGTTCACGATCCGTCATCCGCGCCGCGATGCGTTGCGCGAGCATCTCACTAAGCACGAGATCGGCACTGACTTGATCTATCCCGTGCCGCTGCATCGCCAGACGTGTTATGCGGGCCTGGGCTACGCGGAAGGTTCGATCCCGGTTGCGGAGAAGGCGGCGGCGACTTGCGTGAGCCTGCCGATCTTCCCCGAGCTCACCGACGCGCAGGTCGATCACGTGATCGCCTCGGTGAATTCATTCTGATTTATCGAAGCATGATTGGTAATACCTACCTCAAGGTTTGCGGGCAGACTCGTCTCGAAGATGCGCAGGTGGCCGCTGATCTGGGGGCGGACTACTTGGGATTCATTCTTTATCCGAAATCACCACGCTACCTTTCGCTGGAGCGTTACAAGGAAATCGCGCCTACGCTGCCGGCGGGACCGCGGCGGGTGGCGGTGATGGTCGAGCCTTCACTTGAGGCGCTGGGCGAGGCGATAGCGGCCGGCTTCGATTTGTTTCAGATTCATTTTTCGCACACGACCTCATTGGAGACGGTGCGCGCCTGGTCGGGTTCGGTCGGAGCGCATCGTCTCTGGCTCGCTCCCAAGTTGCCGCCAGGTGAGGACGTGCCGGCGGATTGGCTGCCGCTCGCGGCTACGTTTTTATTGGATACATTTCATGCCGGCGGTTTTGGCGGCTCGGGTAAAACCGGCGATTGGGGAAAGTTTGCCCGTCATCAGCAGACCTATCCGCAGCACACATGGATACTCGCGGGCGGTCTTAATCCCGACAATCTGACGGATGCGATCACGGCGAGCGGTGCGCGCACAGTTGATGTGAACAGCGGCGTGGAAACGTCGCCGGGTGTGAAAGATCACACCAAGCTGAAGCAGTTGGGCGACGTGCTGGCTAAAATCGGCTGACTCAATTGATCAACTGAGGTGGCAACGCGCCCTCGAGGGCGAGCAGCTGGCGCTTGATGTCCTCGCCGAAGGCGAAGCCGGTGAGCGAACCATCGGCACCGATGACGCGGTGGCACGGGACGAGGAGGCAAATGGGGTTGGCGCCGTTGGCACTGCCCACCGCGCGCGAAGCGGTGGGATTACCGAGATCCGCGGCGAGGCCACCGTAGCTACGGGTTTCGCCGTAAGGAATCGCGACGAGGGCGGACCAAACTTTGTGCTGAAACTCCGTGCCTTGCGCAGCAAGCGGCACGGTGAACGTGTGCAGTTTACCTGAAAAATAGGCATCCACTTCCTTTTTTACCGGAATGGTTAAGGAAAGTTTGTCACTTATTAAGTTACAAGTGGGCTTGAGGCGTTCGCTCAGGCGGTGGAGGTCGCCGAAGGCGGTGGCGACGACGGCGCCGGTGTCGTCGACAGCAACGGAAAAGGGGCCGCAGGGAGTTGGGAAGGTCGTCGTGTGGAACGTGGGGGCGGTCGGCTTCATGGGGCGGGTTGGTTGAACTGCCAGAGGTGCGCAGTGGCGAGACTGCGGTGCGGGGAAAACACGGACATGAGGCGCTTGGTGGCTTCGATGTCGGGGCGAGTTTGCAGTTTGAGGAGTGCGTGGAGCCCGCTGGTCACGCCGGTGTCGCCGAGAGGAACGCAGTCGGCGAAACCGAGGGCGCGCATCATGAGATAATTGACGGACCACGGGCCGAGTCCGCGGATGGCGAGCAACGTGCGCTCGGCGCGGGTGGCGCTCATCGTGCGCAGGGCTTCGAGGTTGAGTTGTCCGCTCGCGACGAGGCGTGCGGTGTCGATGACGTAGGCGGCTTTGGAGCGGGAAAACTGGAGAGGTTTGAGGTCGTCGTAAGTGAGCGCGGCGATGGCGGCGGGCGTGGGCGGAGCGTAGAGATTTTCGGCGAAAGGCTGGCTGGTAAGTTCGATAAGGCGGCGGCGGAGTTGGAACGCGAAGGGGAGGTTGATTTGCTGGCCGATGATCGACCAGAGGAGTCCGTCGAAGACGGATGGAGTTTGCGTGATGCGCAGTTCGGTGCGGCCGGCGATGAGACGGGCTAGCCCGAGTTTGCGGGCGAGTCGGGCGAAGGCGGCGGCGTCCTGGTCGAGCCCGAGCAATGCGATGACAAGGGCATGGGCTTCGGGTGCGTGATCGGCGGATTCAACGCCGATCAAGTCAGGCGATAGGTGTAGGCGGAGCAGGGAAGGCGTCTGGTTTTTGCCAAGACGGACAACCGTTGTGTAGGTATCGCCATCGAGGCGCTCGGTGAGACTTTGCGTGTCTCGGGCGAGGGCGCGCTTCAGGTAGGCAAGAGGATAGCCGGTGGGAAGCGTGAGATCGAAACGGCAAGCGGTGCGGAGGTCGCGATACGCGGACGGCGTGAGGCCGTTGAAGGCGCGGAAGTGCTCTTGGAAGACGGAGAGTGATTCGAAGCCGGCGGCGAAGGCGATGTCGGTCAGCGAAGCGTCGGCCGCTAGGAGTTGGTGTTTGGCGGTGGCGAAGCGGGCTCGGAGCAACACGTCGGCGGGCGTGGCGTGGTAATGTTGTCGGAAAAGCTCGAACAAACGCGTGGGGCCGAAGCCGGAGCGTTTCACGATGGCGCGGGCATCACGGAAGGCGGCGGGATCCTGGCGGATTTCAGCGACGAGTTGCTCGATGCTTTTGAGGACGGGATCGGCACCGCGTGCGAAGTCGTCGGGATGACATTTTTTGCACGGGCGCAGGCCGGCCGCGCGGGCAGCTTCGGCGGTCGGAAAGAAGCGCGTGTTCTCGGGCTTCGGTTTGCGGGCGGAGCAGGACGGCAGGCAGTAGATGCCGGTGGTCGTGACACCGAAGAAGAACCGGCCGTTATACGACGCGTCGCTCGCAAGGACGCGTTCGTAGAGTTGGGCCGGATTCATTCGCATATGCACACCTTAGCACAGGTCCGGCGGGGCGTCGTCCGGATTATTCCGGTGCAATTTCTCCGGCGCGGCTCACATGCCGGGGAAACCGCCTTTGCCCTTCATGGCTTCCATCTGGCGCATCATCTTTTTCGCGCCGCCGCCCTTCAGCATCTTCATCATTTTCTGCATCTGCTGGAATTGCTTCAGGAGCTGGTTGACCTCGAGGACCTTCACGCCGGCGCCGTTGGCGATACGTAGACGGCGGTTACCGTTGAGGATGTCGGGCTTGCGGCGCTCCTGGATAGTCATCGATTTGATGATGGCTTCGGTGCGGCCCATTTGATCTTCGGCATCATCAGGGATCTGCATGCCGCTCATGCCGGGCATCATGCCCATGATGCTCTGCATGGAGCCGAGCTTTTTGATCTGCTGCATCTGCGCGAGGAAGTCTTCGAGGTTGAAGTCGGCCTTGCGCATCTTCTCGGCCATCTTCTCGGCCTCTTTCTGGTCGATGTTTTCCTGCGCGCGTTCGACGAGGGAAACGACGTCGCCCATGCCGAGAATGCGCGAGGCAAGACGGTCGGGATAAAACGTGTCGAAGTCGGCGGTCTTTTCGCCGGTGCCGACAAATTTGATGGGCACGCCGGTGATCGACTTGATCGAGAGCGCGGCACCGCCGCGGGCGTCGCCGTCGAGCTTCGTCAGGATCAAGCCGGTGAGTCCGAGGGCGTCGTGGAAAGCCTTGGCGACGTTGACGGCTTCCTGACCGAGCGCGCCATCGGCCACGAGGAGGATCTCGTCGGGCTTGATGCGTTCGCGGAGTTTTTTGACCTCCTCGATGAGGTCGGAGTCGATTTGGAGACGGCCGGCGGTGTCGAAGAAAATGGCGTCGGCGTTGGCCGCGTGTGCGGCGGCCAGACCGGCGGCGCCGATGGCGGGGACATCTTTGGAGACGCGGTCGCTGTAGAAGCCGAGCTCTTCCTGTTTCGCGAGGATTTCGAGCTGGTCGATGGCGGCGGGGCGATAGACGTCGCAGCCGACGACAAACGGACGGTAGCCGCGTTTTTTGAGCAGCTTGCCGAGCTTGGCGGTCGAAGTGGTTTTGCCGGAGCCGTGGAGGCCGACCATCAGGACCTTGAGCGGGCGGGCGGAGGAGAGTTCATTGGTGCCCTCGCCGAGGAGGCGCACGAGTTCGTCGTTGATGATTTTGACGATCTGCTGGCCGGGGGCGACGCCCTTGAGGACCTCCTGGCCGACGCAGGCGGTCTGGACGCGTTCGATGAATTCGCGGGCAACCTTGAAGTGGACGTCGGCCGAGAGTAGGGCGGTGCGCACCTCTTTGAGGGCGTCGGCCATGTTTTCTTCGGTGAGCTTGCCGACGCCGCGGAGGTTGCGGAGGGCGGAGGAGAGTTTGTCGGTGAGGGATTCGAACATCGGAAAGAGACGGAGTTGAAACGGCCAATGGACGCGAATCGACGCTAATTTCCAAGTCCGGGCAAACGAAGCGGGCGGGCAGGGTGCAGAATTGTGTCGATTCCGCGTTCCTTATTCTGTGAATCTTTCGCTCCCATGAACCCTGTTCTCAAGCTGTTGCTCGAAGGTGGACGACTCACGACTGCGCAAATGGCGCAAGTGGCGAGCATCACTGTCGCCGAAGTCGAACAGCACCTGGAGCAGCTGAAAAAAGATAAAATCTTCCTCGGCTGGCGTCCGGTGCTCGATCTCTCGCGTGATGCGGCAGCGGGTGCAGCCGTGCGCGCCGTGATCGAGGTCAAGCTCACGCCCGAGCGCGGCGGCGGCTTTAACAACCTTGCGCAACGCCTCGCCAAGTTCGACGAGGTCGAGTCCTGTTACCTCATGTCAGGCGGTTTCGACCTGCTGGTCTTCGTCAATGCACCGACGCTTCAGAAGGCCGCGTCCTTCGTGTCGGAAAAACTTTCAACCCTCGGCGGCGTGCTTTCGACGAGCACCCACTTCCTGCTGCGTTCTTACAAGGAAGGCGGCTTCCTGCTCGCGGGTAGCGAAGGCTCCAGCGATCGCCTCAACGTCAGCCCTTGAGCTGATCCACCCCAATGAGCACTACCAGCAACCGCTGGGTGGCGGGCCATGTGGCGGCGCTACCGAGGAGCGGCATTCGTGATTTCTTTGAGCTCGTGGCCAAGATGAAGGGCCAGGACGTGATTTCGCTCGGCGTGGGCGAACCTGATTTTGTGACGCCGTGGCATGTGCGCAAAGCCGCCATCACTGCGCTCGAAGAGGGCAAAACCTACTACACGTCCAACCTCGGCATGCCCGAGTTGCGTCGCGCGGTCGCGACCTACGTGACCGAACACTTCGGCGTAAACTACCGTCCTGAGGACCAGATCATCATCACGGTCGGCGTCTCCGAGGCGCTCGATCTGGCGTTCCGCGCCTTCTGCAATCCGGGCGACAAGGTCATGTATCACCAGCCGTGCTACGTGTCCTATCATCCGAGTATTTCCCTGGTGCACGCCGAGGGCGTCGCGGTGCCGACCTATGCCAAGGATAACTTTGCGCTGACCGCCGAGGCCCTGCGCGCCGCGTGGGTGCCGGGCTGCAAGATTCTCATGCTCAACCTCCCGTGTAATCCCACGGGTGGCACCTGTGATCGCACGCAACTTGAGGCCATCGCCGCATTCTGCCGCGAGAAGGACCTGCTGGTGTTGAGCGACGAAATCTACTCCGAGCTTACCTTCGATGGCACGCACACCAGCATTGCCAGTCTGCCAGGCATGCAGGATCGCACGATTTTCCTCCACGGTTTCTCGAAGGCCTTCGCGATGACCGGCTGGCGCATCGGCTACGCTTGCGGCCCCGAGGTGCTCATCGACGCGATGATGAAGGTGCACCAATATTCCATGATGTGCGCCTCGATCATCGCACAGGAAGCCGCGCTTGAAGCCCTCAATAACGGTTGGGACGATGTCTGCGAAATGCGTGATCAGTATCACCGTCGTCGCGACTTGATTGTCCGCCGCTTCAACGAGATCGGCCTCACTTGTCACTCGCCGCGCGGCAGTTTTTACGCGTTTCCCAGCACCCAGGGTATTGGCATGACCGAGAAGGAGTTCGCGATTGGCCTGCTCAAGGAGCAGAAGGTCGCGGTCATCCCGGGAACGGCGTTTGGCGTCAATGGCACCGGCCACGTCCGCGCGTGTTTCGCCACCGGTTACGAGCAACTCGTGATCGCCTGCGACCGCATGGAGAAGTTTGTTCAGGGAGCGAAAAAATAAACCGCCTTGTCCGCAAGCGTTGTCCGGAGATGGCAGCGCTTGCGACCCGTTGATTTATAGGCTGGGCTCTGAGGCGTCCGGGCTTTATTCCTTAGCTTTTATATAACCATGAACCGCACCGTCGTCATCGTCGGCCGACCCAATGTCGGCAAGAGCCGCCTCTTTAACCGGCTCGCGCGGAAGCGCATCTCCATCGTTCACGACCAGCCGGGTGTCACCCGGGACGTCATCTCGGCCGATATCGAAGACGGCGGCTACACCTTGCTCGATACCGGCGGTCTCGGCTTCAAGGGCGACGATGGCAACCTCAGCCTCGCCGCGCTCACCCGCGCCTCCGAGACACAGGTCGATTTCGCTATCGAAACAGCCCAGTTGATCCTGTTCGTGATCGACGGCCTCGAAGGCCTCACCGCGCTCGACATGACGATCGCGCGCATGTTGCGCAAATCGAAGAAGGACGTGCTCCTCGTCGTCAACAAAGCCGACTTCGATGACGACAAAGTCGATCTCGCCGAAGCCTACCGCCTCGGTCTCGGC
This portion of the Rariglobus hedericola genome encodes:
- a CDS encoding pyridoxal phosphate-dependent aminotransferase; this translates as MSTTSNRWVAGHVAALPRSGIRDFFELVAKMKGQDVISLGVGEPDFVTPWHVRKAAITALEEGKTYYTSNLGMPELRRAVATYVTEHFGVNYRPEDQIIITVGVSEALDLAFRAFCNPGDKVMYHQPCYVSYHPSISLVHAEGVAVPTYAKDNFALTAEALRAAWVPGCKILMLNLPCNPTGGTCDRTQLEAIAAFCREKDLLVLSDEIYSELTFDGTHTSIASLPGMQDRTIFLHGFSKAFAMTGWRIGYACGPEVLIDAMMKVHQYSMMCASIIAQEAALEALNNGWDDVCEMRDQYHRRRDLIVRRFNEIGLTCHSPRGSFYAFPSTQGIGMTEKEFAIGLLKEQKVAVIPGTAFGVNGTGHVRACFATGYEQLVIACDRMEKFVQGAKK